In the genome of Thermoanaerobaculia bacterium, one region contains:
- a CDS encoding DUF255 domain-containing protein has protein sequence MSDPSQRTNRLAAESSPYLLLHAHNPVDWYPWGPEALARAKAEDKPIFLSVGYSTCFWCHVMERESFSDPSIAALMNEAFVNIKVDREERLDLDEIYMLATQVLHGQGGWPNSVFLTPDLLPFFAGTYFPPIDSRGMPGFPTVLRSMIHAWKERRGDVEQQGAELGEAIRRHLAEIEPATGELAGAAPAELALTALREKFDPTWGGFGGAPKFPSPANLFHLLALADPGSAHAGPAAMMLAATLDAMARGGIYDQLAGGFHRYATDREWKVPHFEKMLYDNGLLLEVYAREYGRSAAPEAARIVRETAGFLAREMTLPDQEGQPGTGGAFWSAIDAETGGREGAYYVWTRDELDLGLGAEGATFLAPIFGFHAEPFFEENRYVLHLPRALDIQAKERRLTREELLAEIAPLRAKLLEVRARRRRPATDDKILADWNGTAIAGLAVAGRVLAEPAFVEQARRAADFVLVHLRSSTGTLLHSWRRGAGRIEAGLTDYAYFVRGLLRLHEASGRGGERRWLDEAVRLTDEQERRLGSPRGGFFNSADAPDLLVRGKEVFDGAMPGANGVAAHNLLDLAAATGESRFLDLAERTLRSFAPLVTRHPEGAKTMALALARFARVEPKGSVSGAGSLRSGDAVAGATLFSVKGGGGSHDDLESAAQRVVEVTLRSDLPDTAGRRPFVLTVVVAQGWHLDGSLRVEGVDLELDPAAMVYPQPEVTGEPGSPLYQQAFRGRVIIAGRARSTQSGGAKPQLKLRYQACDDHRCLPPTEKTISFPLIET, from the coding sequence ATGAGTGATCCGTCCCAGCGCACCAACCGCCTCGCCGCCGAGAGCTCGCCGTATCTGCTGCTCCATGCCCACAATCCGGTCGACTGGTACCCCTGGGGCCCGGAGGCGCTGGCAAGAGCGAAGGCCGAGGACAAGCCGATCTTCCTCTCGGTCGGCTACTCGACCTGCTTCTGGTGCCACGTCATGGAGCGCGAGTCGTTCTCGGATCCTTCGATCGCGGCGCTCATGAACGAGGCGTTCGTCAACATCAAGGTCGACCGCGAAGAGCGTCTCGATCTCGACGAGATCTACATGCTGGCGACGCAGGTGCTGCACGGGCAGGGCGGCTGGCCGAACTCGGTCTTCCTGACTCCCGATCTGCTGCCGTTCTTCGCCGGCACCTACTTCCCGCCGATCGACAGCCGCGGCATGCCCGGCTTCCCGACCGTTCTGCGCTCGATGATCCATGCCTGGAAAGAGCGCCGCGGCGACGTCGAGCAGCAGGGCGCGGAGTTGGGCGAGGCGATCCGCCGCCACTTGGCGGAGATCGAGCCGGCGACCGGAGAGCTCGCGGGTGCGGCGCCGGCAGAGCTCGCGCTCACGGCGCTGCGCGAGAAGTTCGACCCGACCTGGGGCGGCTTCGGCGGGGCGCCCAAGTTCCCGTCGCCGGCGAACCTCTTTCACCTCCTGGCCCTGGCCGATCCGGGCTCGGCGCACGCCGGGCCGGCGGCGATGATGCTCGCCGCCACCCTCGACGCCATGGCGCGCGGCGGGATCTACGACCAGCTGGCCGGGGGCTTTCACCGCTACGCCACCGACCGCGAGTGGAAGGTGCCGCACTTCGAGAAGATGCTCTACGACAACGGGCTGCTGCTCGAGGTCTACGCGCGCGAGTACGGCCGCAGCGCCGCTCCCGAAGCGGCGCGGATCGTGCGCGAGACCGCCGGCTTCCTCGCCCGGGAGATGACGCTGCCGGACCAGGAGGGGCAACCAGGAACGGGGGGCGCCTTCTGGAGCGCTATCGATGCCGAGACCGGCGGGCGCGAGGGTGCCTACTACGTCTGGACGCGCGACGAGCTCGACCTCGGGCTCGGCGCCGAGGGCGCAACTTTCCTGGCGCCGATCTTCGGTTTCCATGCCGAGCCGTTCTTCGAGGAGAACCGCTACGTTCTTCACCTGCCGCGGGCGCTCGACATTCAGGCGAAGGAGCGCCGGCTGACTCGCGAGGAGCTGCTGGCGGAGATCGCGCCGCTGCGCGCGAAGCTCCTCGAGGTGCGCGCGCGCCGCCGGCGGCCGGCGACCGACGACAAGATCCTCGCCGACTGGAACGGCACCGCGATCGCTGGTCTTGCGGTCGCCGGCAGGGTGCTCGCCGAGCCGGCCTTCGTCGAGCAGGCGCGGCGGGCGGCCGACTTCGTGCTCGTCCATCTGCGGAGCTCGACCGGAACGCTGCTCCATTCCTGGCGCCGCGGGGCCGGACGGATCGAGGCCGGGCTCACCGACTACGCGTATTTCGTGCGCGGTCTCCTGCGCCTGCACGAGGCGTCCGGCAGGGGGGGCGAGCGGCGCTGGCTCGACGAGGCCGTGCGGCTCACCGACGAGCAGGAGCGCCGTCTGGGCTCGCCGCGCGGCGGCTTCTTCAACAGCGCCGACGCCCCCGACCTCCTGGTGCGCGGCAAGGAGGTCTTCGACGGCGCGATGCCGGGGGCGAATGGCGTCGCGGCGCACAATCTCCTCGACCTCGCCGCTGCCACCGGGGAGAGCCGCTTTCTCGACCTCGCGGAGCGCACGTTGCGGTCGTTCGCGCCGCTCGTGACGCGCCATCCGGAAGGGGCGAAGACGATGGCCCTCGCCTTGGCGCGCTTCGCGCGCGTCGAGCCGAAAGGCTCGGTTTCAGGGGCCGGCTCGCTGCGCTCGGGCGACGCTGTCGCAGGCGCAACACTGTTTTCGGTAAAGGGGGGTGGTGGTTCGCACGACGATCTCGAGTCGGCCGCACAGCGCGTGGTCGAGGTGACTCTGCGCAGTGACCTGCCCGACACGGCGGGACGGCGGCCCTTCGTGCTCACGGTTGTCGTAGCGCAGGGCTGGCATCTGGACGGAAGCCTGCGGGTCGAGGGTGTCGATCTCGAGCTCGATCCCGCTGCGATGGTCTACCCACAGCCCGAGGTCACCGGCGAGCCGGGATCCCCCCTTTACCAGCAGGCTTTTCGCGGCAGGGTCATCATCGCCGGCCGGGCGCGGAGCACGCAGAGTGGCGGCGCGAAGCCGCAGTTGAAGCTCCGCTACCAGGCCTGCGACGACCATCGCTGCCTGCCGCCGACCGAAAAGACGATCTCCTTTCCGCTGATCGAAACCTGA
- a CDS encoding ferric reductase-like transmembrane domain-containing protein, with product MSAGYVAVGWSPGKKRYDTVVWGGAALYLALFVGVGLWVRPEITAETLLIRAFGTLALTLLHVVLAIGPLARLDRRFLPLLWNRRHLGVTMFLFALAHGGFALFQFHALGDRNPLVSLLTSNTQWTSVAQFPFQQLGAAALLILFLMAATSHDFWLTNLTAPVWKTLHMGVYLAYALLVGHVALGVLQDVASALPAALLGAGALALVALHLAAAAKGRALDREVAGHAADGLVEACRAGEIRDGRARIVTVGGERVAIFRYDGKLSAVSNVCQHQNGPLGEGRILDGCITCPWHGFQYRPADGASPAPFTERVPTFRLRLVDGARVFLDPRPLPPGTFVEPLRLEDAIREESKGSVKGGRDEFFVGYLPVPVGLARFVRGVASVALVGLAAVAGALASVQRPLGQGEFAWDTETEFCGRLQTVPVPGLWVTASIETSEATEATEEAGTPARPPSGATAVSADTPFTGAFLPLVGSGKHGPDAQLLAAGDRDLTLRGHRIERYGKRLIEVTGEAPRAGKAVADPGRTPPAQVSLGHQTLRGEIVDSKCWFGVMKPAQGKAHKDCAVRCISGGAPPAFVVRAAGPAGEQRTLILLLVPADGAALGPRVLDLVAEPVEIEGEVSRLGDQLVLSTDPSTIRRIDG from the coding sequence ATGAGCGCGGGATATGTGGCCGTCGGCTGGTCGCCGGGCAAGAAGCGCTACGACACCGTGGTGTGGGGGGGAGCGGCGCTCTACCTCGCGCTCTTCGTCGGCGTCGGCCTCTGGGTGCGCCCCGAGATCACCGCCGAGACGCTGCTCATTCGCGCCTTCGGCACCCTCGCGCTGACGCTGCTGCATGTCGTCCTGGCGATCGGCCCGCTGGCGCGGCTCGATCGGCGCTTCTTGCCGCTGCTGTGGAACCGGCGGCATCTCGGCGTGACGATGTTCCTCTTCGCTCTGGCCCATGGCGGTTTCGCGCTCTTCCAGTTTCACGCCCTGGGTGACCGCAACCCGCTGGTGAGCCTGCTGACCAGCAACACGCAGTGGACGAGCGTGGCGCAGTTCCCTTTCCAGCAGCTCGGTGCCGCGGCGCTGCTGATCCTCTTTCTGATGGCGGCGACCAGCCACGACTTCTGGTTGACGAATCTCACCGCGCCGGTCTGGAAGACGCTCCACATGGGGGTCTACCTCGCCTATGCGCTGCTCGTCGGGCACGTCGCGCTCGGCGTGCTGCAGGACGTGGCGTCCGCGCTGCCGGCGGCGCTCCTCGGCGCCGGAGCTCTCGCTCTCGTCGCGCTCCATCTCGCGGCGGCGGCGAAGGGACGGGCGCTCGACCGTGAGGTAGCCGGGCACGCCGCGGACGGCTTGGTCGAGGCCTGCCGCGCCGGCGAGATCCGCGACGGCCGCGCACGCATCGTGACCGTCGGCGGCGAGCGCGTGGCGATCTTCCGCTACGACGGCAAGCTCTCCGCGGTCTCGAACGTCTGCCAGCACCAGAACGGGCCACTGGGCGAGGGCAGGATCCTCGACGGCTGCATCACCTGCCCCTGGCACGGCTTCCAGTACCGCCCCGCAGACGGCGCCTCGCCGGCACCGTTCACCGAGCGTGTACCGACGTTCCGGCTACGGCTGGTGGACGGCGCCCGGGTCTTTCTCGATCCGCGCCCCCTGCCGCCAGGTACCTTCGTCGAGCCCCTCAGGCTGGAGGATGCGATTCGCGAAGAAAGCAAAGGCTCGGTAAAGGGGGGTCGTGACGAGTTCTTCGTCGGGTACTTGCCTGTACCGGTGGGCCTTGCGCGCTTCGTGCGCGGGGTCGCGTCCGTCGCGCTGGTGGGTCTCGCGGCCGTTGCCGGCGCGCTCGCCAGCGTCCAGCGCCCTCTCGGGCAGGGGGAGTTCGCCTGGGACACCGAAACCGAGTTCTGCGGCCGCCTGCAGACGGTTCCGGTGCCCGGACTCTGGGTCACAGCCAGCATCGAAACCAGCGAAGCCACCGAAGCCACCGAAGAGGCTGGCACCCCGGCTCGGCCCCCTTCCGGGGCCACCGCCGTGTCGGCGGACACCCCCTTTACTGGAGCTTTTTTGCCTCTCGTCGGGTCTGGCAAGCACGGTCCGGACGCGCAGCTCCTGGCCGCCGGAGACCGCGATCTCACCTTGCGCGGCCACCGCATCGAGCGCTACGGCAAGCGACTGATCGAGGTGACCGGCGAAGCACCGCGCGCTGGGAAGGCAGTGGCCGATCCGGGCAGGACGCCTCCGGCGCAGGTTTCGCTCGGTCACCAGACGCTGCGCGGCGAGATCGTCGACTCGAAATGCTGGTTCGGCGTCATGAAGCCGGCCCAGGGCAAGGCCCACAAGGACTGCGCCGTACGCTGCATCTCCGGCGGCGCACCGCCGGCCTTCGTCGTGCGGGCGGCGGGCCCGGCGGGGGAGCAGCGGACGCTGATCCTGCTGCTCGTGCCGGCGGACGGCGCGGCGCTCGGTCCGCGCGTCCTCGATCTCGTCGCCGAACCGGTGGAGATCGAAGGCGAAGTCTCGCGGCTCGGCGATCAGTTGGTCCTTTCGACGGATCCCTCCACGATCCGTAGAATCGACGGGTGA
- a CDS encoding 1-acyl-sn-glycerol-3-phosphate acyltransferase produces the protein MKRFYRSLRAALRLVAVALVTLFSYSIALAARACGIFSRRFAVRGQGWAYQVWSKALCWIFGVRVSVRGPAPKPPFFLVSNHLSYIDIFVLGTQLPCVFVAKAEIDGWPIFGAICRSVNTIFIDRKTKRKLPQILARIEESLGAGQGVVIFPEGTSGAGDCVMPFRSPLLELAMGSEGGVHHATISYRAPAGETPTHLAVSWWGDMPLGAHLREFLWLPYVEASIHFGDAPVTGDDRKALTADLHREVAARFEPFVETVEVQRLLRLKAEDPQLLPRVLRSPHDRFK, from the coding sequence GTGAAGCGCTTCTACCGTTCTCTCCGGGCCGCTCTCCGACTCGTCGCCGTCGCCCTCGTCACCCTCTTCTCGTACTCCATTGCGCTCGCGGCGCGGGCTTGTGGGATCTTCTCTCGGCGTTTCGCCGTGCGGGGGCAGGGCTGGGCTTATCAGGTCTGGTCGAAGGCGCTTTGCTGGATCTTCGGGGTGCGCGTTTCGGTCCGCGGACCGGCGCCGAAGCCGCCGTTCTTCCTGGTTTCGAACCACCTCTCCTACATCGACATCTTCGTCCTCGGAACGCAGCTGCCGTGCGTCTTCGTCGCCAAGGCCGAGATCGACGGCTGGCCGATCTTCGGCGCCATCTGTCGCTCAGTGAACACCATCTTCATCGACCGCAAGACGAAGCGGAAGCTCCCCCAGATCCTCGCCCGGATCGAAGAGTCGCTCGGCGCCGGGCAGGGGGTGGTGATCTTCCCCGAGGGAACGTCGGGGGCGGGCGACTGCGTCATGCCGTTCCGCTCGCCGCTGCTCGAGCTCGCCATGGGCTCCGAAGGTGGCGTCCATCACGCGACGATCAGCTATCGAGCGCCGGCGGGGGAGACGCCGACCCATCTGGCGGTCTCGTGGTGGGGGGACATGCCGCTCGGAGCCCACCTCCGGGAGTTTCTCTGGCTGCCGTACGTCGAGGCCTCCATCCATTTCGGCGACGCCCCGGTGACCGGCGACGATCGCAAGGCGCTCACCGCCGATCTCCACCGCGAGGTGGCGGCGCGCTTCGAGCCGTTCGTCGAAACGGTCGAAGTGCAGCGGCTCCTGCGCCTCAAGGCAGAGGACCCGCAGCTGTTGCCACGGGTCCTCCGGTCGCCGCACGATCGCTTCAAGTAG